One window of the Leptospira dzoumogneensis genome contains the following:
- the rplT gene encoding 50S ribosomal protein L20, which yields MPRATNGTIHKNRRKKILKTAKGFRGARSKLYRTAKSAVMKAGQWAYRDRRAKKRDFRKLWIIRINAAAREAGLSYSQFMYGLKKANISLDRKALAELAFNDKETFNALVEKIKVAA from the coding sequence ATGCCACGCGCAACAAACGGAACCATACACAAGAATCGTCGTAAAAAAATCCTAAAAACCGCAAAAGGTTTTAGAGGAGCCAGATCTAAACTTTACAGAACTGCGAAATCCGCAGTGATGAAAGCGGGTCAGTGGGCGTACAGAGACAGAAGAGCAAAAAAACGTGATTTCCGCAAACTTTGGATTATCCGTATCAATGCTGCTGCTCGTGAAGCTGGACTTTCTTATTCTCAGTTCATGTATGGACTGAAAAAAGCCAATATTTCCTTGGACAGAAAGGCCTTGGCAGAACTTGCGTTCAACGACAAAGAAACTTTCAACGCTCTAGTTGAAAAAATCAAGGTAGCGGCGTAA
- the rpmI gene encoding 50S ribosomal protein L35, whose protein sequence is MPKLKTNRAAAKRFKFSKNNKIKRKSMNTRHILTKKGPKRRRRLRGMTLVVDADWKAIVRLMPYGVR, encoded by the coding sequence ATGCCTAAGCTTAAAACAAATAGAGCCGCAGCTAAACGGTTCAAGTTTTCCAAAAATAATAAAATAAAACGGAAGAGTATGAACACCCGTCACATTCTTACCAAAAAAGGACCTAAAAGACGTCGTCGTCTTAGAGGAATGACCTTGGTAGTGGATGCGGATTGGAAAGCAATCGTTAGACTCATGCCTTACGGAGTTCGATAA
- the infC gene encoding translation initiation factor IF-3: MQKRPQPKPTDKLFTHRINEKITGVSQVRLVSDDGVMIVSFDEALRRAKEENLDLVEVSGDQEIHVCKIIDYGKYKFELLKKSKEAKKKQHVINVKEVKIRPRIEQHDYDIKKRHAVEFLQKGDKVKVSLRFRGREMMHSELGMNVVNRMVEDLKSVGTPEREPVLDGRQIVVVITPLAAKQ, translated from the coding sequence ATGCAGAAGAGGCCTCAACCGAAACCCACCGATAAGCTATTTACTCATAGAATTAATGAGAAAATTACAGGGGTATCCCAGGTAAGATTGGTGTCGGATGACGGTGTAATGATCGTTTCTTTTGACGAGGCTTTACGGCGCGCTAAAGAAGAAAACTTGGATCTGGTGGAAGTATCAGGTGACCAAGAGATTCACGTCTGCAAGATCATCGATTACGGTAAATATAAGTTCGAACTACTTAAAAAGAGTAAGGAAGCTAAGAAGAAACAGCACGTAATCAACGTGAAAGAAGTGAAGATCCGTCCAAGGATCGAACAACATGATTACGATATTAAAAAACGCCACGCAGTGGAGTTTCTTCAAAAAGGGGACAAAGTTAAAGTCAGCCTTCGCTTTCGCGGTCGTGAAATGATGCACTCCGAACTCGGGATGAACGTAGTCAATCGAATGGTAGAAGATTTGAAATCGGTCGGTACTCCGGAAAGAGAACCAGTGTTAGACGGCCGCCAAATCGTTGTAGTTATCACACCTCTTGCTGCAAAGCAATAG